Within the Arachis duranensis cultivar V14167 chromosome 10, aradu.V14167.gnm2.J7QH, whole genome shotgun sequence genome, the region NNNNNNNNNNNNNNNNNNNNNNNNNNNNNNNNNNNNNNNNNNNNNNNNNNNNNNNNNNNNNNNNNNNNNNNNNNNNNtactttttattatttacaaaaaatagttaattattaaaatagtgtaattatttattaattataatatttacaaattataataatataatgttataattaaaactatttttaaaaagataatatccagaagtatttttaattccttacagaaatatattttttaaaactattaaattctaattatcatAATTTTCACAAAATGCCATAAGTATCAATATTAGTTCAATTTAAGAATGGATGGAATTAATGCACTCTTCTAAAAATCTGTCAAATCTCATAAAAATTCTTGTCCAAATGTATCAAAAAACTTCAAAACCATAGGCACCACCTAACAAAAGGTTTTTATTTAGGCAAACAATTACTTGATTAATCTATCAATTTTGTTTCTATACGTGATTATTAtgaatatataatatgtaatgcTTCTCCAAATTGGATAGAAAGTAGAAACAAGCATGATATTGATGCTAGTAAGAGCTAGAATCACTTCAACATTATTATAAACACAATTTATTCcacattatattatatatgtcttCCAAAACAAACAACAACACATGTAGAAAGTAAAAACTAAagagtttttatgtttttatgttcttattttGTAGAGTTACTAAatagactaaaattttaaattttgagactgaaattttagttctaatattttattatcaaatatgatattgaattttaatctttcaatttttatctCTATCTCAATCTCTCTGCAAACAAACTCAATCTTGGTGATATCAAAGTGGATTGTTTTGCAGTGTCTCCATTTATTACGCCACTTATTTAGCAAGAACCCTCAACGAGTATCATGACCTATGCTGTGCTAAACATGTTTATTTTCTTGGTTATACTCTTCACAACTTCACGAGGATTATATTCTGAACCATCTCTAAAATCTTGGCTGAATTTTTTGGTAGTTAAGCGAACAAATTTGATCATGTGTTAAATGTCTTAAATtagttctcttctcttttcttcttttcattttatttgtcatggaaaactcttcttcttcatcacactgTAACTACATTTACTgtattttcttgctttttcatGGGCACGGATTCCATGTACCGAAGAGGTTTGGCTGATCAGTGCGCATAACACTTTTCTTTGGCTGACCAATGTGTCTATTGACGAGAGtcattgaattatatatattttttaatctgaCGGCGGATACTCTTctgaatataattttatatgattgGCTAGATAATACTTTATGATGTTTTTGTGTCAGTAGAGTaactttataaatattaattttatgatggttattattgttatatttaaaatgttttggagtattatatcaaaaaattaaaaaaatcagatatttaaattaattcaaaattgaggaaattttgttgggtaaaatattttttgttgtattATTTTGTATAGACATCAGAGATGCAAGCAGAGATGATTCGTTGAACATCGGAGTGGGGCATCAAGCCAGAGTGAGAGAGGATGGTACTTCACCTCCGATGACGGCCTAGTGTGTGGACAGGATGACTTCTTGGCCAATATCGTCGCTGCCAATGTGCACGACTCCTCCTCATCAGCATCTCCAATCCGCAACCGCCTCACGTGTGTAGCAACATCTCTTAATTCTCCCTTTACTCTTTAGTTATTCACCAATTTCAAAGATAAAATGAATATGTATGAGTAGTATGATGTAGGTAGAATATAATGAGGGGAATGAGCATATAACCGTTTAAGAACAAAGGGTACAGACTTGGTTGTTTGTTTTGCTCCTAAGTCCCAAATGTTCCTTCCTTATAACTATAACCATAAAAAAAGCACCGCCATTTTTTGCTCTCACCCACCaccttttttcttttgccttttgagttttttcttttgtcaacaTTTAAGCCTCTCCAAATTCCTCCTTCACCaccactcactcactcactctcaAATTCAACCTCAAATAaatcatttaattaattaaatatttcaataaatactcatttttctccttccttttttttcgtttcattgttgttgttgttcttcttcttaaaAAAACGTGGACCctatgaagagagagaaagatgaaCAGAAACAACAACTCATCGGAATTTGTTGTTGGCGGTAGCAGTGGCGGTGATGGTGAATGGGTGAGAGTGAAGGAGTGTGTGACAGAGTTCATGAAAGGTGTGGTAGAAATGACAGTGGAGCTCGGCAAAGGTTGCAGGGACATTGTGAAACAAAGCCTCGTCAACGAAGAATCTTACCTAGTCAAGAATTTCGGTAGGAATTCATACTTAGGGAAAAGAGTTGGTGAAACTTGTTCCAAAGTGTGTGGAAaattgagcttcttcaatgAGTATTTACCTAAAGATAAGGAGAAAGAGTTGGTAGCACGATAAAAGAGCGAGTAGGAGAGGTGGTGGGGAGATTTCAGTCATTGTCGGCAGTAGAGATAATGGAAGGGACGGTGTGATTGCGGGAAAGGAGAGGAAGAGAACCTggactgaagaagaagaaggaagttaGTGACCCCTCTATTTTATAAACAATTGAAAAAAGaccctaaaaaaataaacatttttattttgatgctTTTTAGCGTTTCGGTGCGCCAAACAACTTTTTAGTGTTTTGGTATGCTAACACCTCCTGCGTACTAAATCCGTGCCCCTTCTTCATTTTAAGGTTGGTGCTCTTCTTCCATCTGATCTGTTGTATGTTTCTGTTTGTATACTTGTGTTGGCATTATTTTTCTTGAAAATGTCTTTGAAATTATGAGAATGTTAGTAGGGATTCATTATTCTTAGCACGTCATGATCAATGCTATTAACTAGGCGCTACTATTCGACTTATCTTAGAGACTCtaaattagatatattaaaCATATAAATATGAGCTTGTGTCACTTATCAAGATCATGTGTTAGCCAGATATATAAGATAAGTTTAAGTAATTCAATATAGACTCTAGAACTTATATTATCAGGCCTTGGCTTCACAAAAGCCACCCTACGCCGGGACCCGTCTAACTTATATGACCATGCACAAAAGATACTAGCTCACTAAAAGTCTATACAAGGCAAGGACAAAAGACTACTAAATTACTGATAGATGATAACAGGAGAAACTTGTCCACAAGTATAGAAAATCAGTCAGAGACACGTGATGTTGCTGTTACTGGCCTCCTCGGTTACTTCTGCCTCCACCTCATCAGATGAATCAAAATATAGATCCGCGATCATCTGATCGATCCATGCCGGCGGGTTCTCTCCTAAAGATGATGATCCAAACTTGTCGGGGATAGCTAGTTCGGCGGCATCTCTCAAAAGGTTTTCGAACGGCTCTGCTACAGGAAAGGGCGGTAGGGCTGCAAGCATCGATACATCAGGAATCACCGACTCCTGTGCGGGGTCAAACCATGGAGGGTGCTCTAGCTGATGAAGCATCAGAGACTTTGGGCCGAGTTCTACTATGTGCAAAGGATACGAAGGAAAAAGGATAATAGATTATGCCTGGATAAAGCTTGGATAACAAGAAATTGTAAGGTATGCCCGGGTTGAACTTAGGCCAAGAAGAGGATGTGCAAAAGGTCAGTTAGGAGGTAGTAGGTACGTGTGTGTGGACCACCTACAAATTACTGTACCTCTCATCACTGGATCGATATACTACCCAAAGATTGGGTACTCAAAGAAGATCATGTATGTCCCTATTTACAGAATATGGGAAGGAAGGGGGTGAGAATTTAAGATTCTCGGTAGGTTACTAAGCAGGAAAACTAAGGAATTTCACAGTCTTAATCTAGGAATTCGTACAGTTACATCAGTAAGTCAAGTAAACAAGTACAAAACACAATCATATTGCAGAATAACAATCACAAATACAAGTATGCAGTCATAATTACAGAGAAATGcagtgaaagaaaaaataaagagcaGGTATATCTTCATATTCGTATCATTGGCATAATAATCACCATTTATTTGGGAAGTTATTACCTAAGAGTTGCTAAACACAAGTATTTTCGATGCTCCAACTTCTTCGGCCATCCAAAGTCCGGCGAGAACGGTTTCATATTCTGTTTGCTCGTTGAAATGGTGGATTGTTCGACGTCCTCACTTGGATGATAGTTGGGGGTACATGTAAAAGATTTTAATACCTAATTTAGCAAGAGTTTAAAATAGGATTAAGTAAATTGGAATTGAGAAATATATGAGATTGATGGAGTATTTATAGAGAGGTGATAACTTCGCCACCATTCTTGTATCTCTTCACTTATAGTAATGGATAGTTTCTCCCctaatgttaaaaaattattccacATTGTAATAGTGAGTAAGCTGAAAATTAATATATGAAGTAGCGATTGACAATGTTTTATTTATCATACAAGTCGGATTGAACTCAAATCATAGAACTCATGTCCTGAACAGATCCCACAGATTCGTGCTCCTATCTAGACTCCTATGGTTGGGTCTCTTTAGTTTTAAAGAGATTGTGTTAACAATTTTAAATCATGGTATCATTTTAGATCACAATATGAACAAGTATTATAAATCGTTAGATACTTCAGCCAAAACATATTCAGTAAATAAAAAGTATAGGGAGCTaatagaatatttgtacaatgtgtacaattgAGGTTTAGAgattattagagatataaccactAGTGTTACCTTTTTCCATCAGAACCCCAAAATCAGTTtaagtttttgggatgagtggtttcatGACCTGAGATTTTTATTATACTCGGATGATTATTCTGAATAGTATAGATGATGtttattttgtaactcaataACTTATTATACACATTATACACTTAAACCATTGACTCTCTAGCAGTACTCGTCAGTAAAATATATCATACCATATAATGAATTACAATGTCATTATGTTATCATAAGAATATTCACCAATATTCCTCAAACTATGGATGTACTTTCTAAGACAAAATGGTCAGTTACTTTCAACGACGCCAGTTGGCATTTACCATGCAAAACTGGATTATATAATCTTCTTCctaatttgtattattttacaaaatcagGGTTTGGTCACTTCCTAGTTCCtatacataattatatataacgATGCTTCCCTTCTGCCCATTCTCTTGCTCCTTTTATTCATTctcaatcataaaaaaataaaaaaattaaaaacctgTACTCATCACACCGTAAAATCTTATAGGAACAGTTTTCAACAACACAACACAGAAAAAGGGAAGTATATGATTATGTTGGTGAATTCTGGATCGATACGGAAACAGGTTTTTCCGATTGATTATGAGAGACAAGTGTCGCAGAGGCTGGTTGATGCTGTTCATTACGGAAAAAACGACACTGCGTTGGAGCTAATGGCGAATCTCTACGTGGACGTGAACTTCGTGGGAACGGTGTCGTTTAAGTCCAAAAGGACGGAGATCGTGCTGAACGACGAGTCGGCTCACCGAGTTAAATCGGTGTACGAGGAGTTCAAGACGGAGGTTACTGCTCTGTTCCTTGCCGCGCATTCTAACAACTTGACTCTACTCAGGAAGCTTTTGGTAGTTAATATTTCAGTtctctcttctcctttttttttttatacgaAAGAGTTTACATCTGCGACCTCTTAATTGAGTACGGAtaaattatgtcatttgagcTATAATTCTTTTCTCCTCTTTTCTTGATTGTTGAATATGCGAcctgtataattttttttaataaattattttttttatatttatataatattgttttaataatttgatGGGTGGATATTATTTAACTCGAATTAAGCAGGATTACATCTTCTAAAAAATGATAAagtgattttaattatttattttgagacaaatatgtcattttttaaaataaataaaaataaaattgttttgaAGGATACCAtagttattttttcaataaaaaaagatatcgTCTTTGTTTAAAAGGACTCcatatttcttaaaaaataaattattatgaatatttttattatttatatttggtaAAGGATTTGGTAGTCTTTTGTAAAAATAAACATGaagtaataaattaaatatttactctaatattttttaaaaacttagaGGCAATTATTAGAAATGAGAAACATATATTTGTAAAACAAGTGCATTCAATGTGAAATACATTATTTGTCCCAACACATGAATGCAGCAACAATCAAATTGTTCATgtttcaaactttttttttctcaattattAGAACCTCATTGATCAAAGAGTGTGATCTGGGTATCAATTTCTTTGTATTTTAATCGAGAAATTTAAACTCTTTGTTATATATGTAAATGCCTgagattctcttttttttttcaatgtaaACTTCCTCTTTTTTTTAACTTACTTTTGTTTTATATGTATAAGTAAATagctattttgtatttttacaaaatgaacttcaataaatacaaataacaaaataattctgtcaaagatatattttatttgataaaaataaattaaatgtatataaatatgTTAGTAAATTGACTAAATAATTCGTTTAATTTgtctaataaaatatattttcagattattttatcatttatattttttatatttattttattaaaattataatgttaTAGGGTCAAAACGGTTATTTGcttcaaaaataattatgaattgactcgaaaaatgaataaaaaaatgctatttgtgatttaagatttagtttttagtcaatttttttaagaatttaataagatttagatattttaaattttaaattttattttaaaagataaaatatgattttttattattttattttataagtgagacaaagaaaatatgaaataaaaaatatttaagaaccAGAAAttacaatttatcattcaaagtaatgttaggatttggttgaattagtcccacattgcttaggatagcaaatggagtgggtggtctaggctataaatatgaggctaagttttCCATTTGTTTTTTGCACCAGTCGAaaacactttaagcttgtatctgatttttcttttcctctatactctttgattagagagtgttgtgaggtgtagttagatatttgctttgagagggtgtgggtgtactggggtgccggtgagagaaagaagtctatgtgttataacaattttcacatagtgatattctctggttgtcatttgacaacgaCCGTGAttttttctccggtaattggagtttccacgttaaattcttgtgttgtgattgtgtctattttatttctctgtggtgtattattcccaacaagtaaaaatttaaaatttaaaagattcataaacaatattaaaaaaatacttaattacaCTGATTACAAATAAGTGAATCTTATTTTTCAATCTTGTATATGACTTGATTGATTGATAACAGAATTGGGACATTTTGAATTGGACAGAGTGTCGGAGGAGACATAAACACGAGAGTATTTCGCGGGTACGCGACGACGGCGACGGTGAGGGAAGGGCATCTAAAAGTGTTGGAGGTGCTCATCAATGGCGGGGCATCACAACATGCATGTGAGGAGGCTTTGATGGAAACAAGCTACATGGGACGTGCCAGGTTTAGTGAACTTCTCATGCAGACACACATGATTCGTCCTCATGTTGCTGTTCATGCTCTTGTCTCTGCTTCTTCCAGAGGCTTCGTTGATGTTGTTGACGTTCTCATCAAGGTAAAAacacccattattttgtggagGAATGTTACATGTACTAATgtacaaatttttttgttaatcaaaTTCAATCAAATTAGTTTAACATCAGTAAAAATTATCTCATTATTTTTACTCATCTAAATTTTATTGTTCAACTTAATTAAAGTTGTtttgtacaaaaaaaaatttatacgtgtagtattttttaattttttaaattctgcgTTAAATTATAGAGCTTGATTGATTTACTGTTCcaatcttttctaatttttaattatatttaaaatgacattattaaaaataagagtgaaataattacttttttaaaaatgatgGTGAACTTTAAAATTTTGGAATGACATGTGAGAAATAAATAGAGTCTATAGTTTAATTTatagtaaaaatttatatataattatttttatgtaaaattgttaattaaaaattattaattaataatttatttaaacatGTGAAATCATTTTACGATTTTTAACTAGCAATTCTTCAACTTAATCTAATGATAACTCTCTAGATACATACTGAACTTCTTAAGTGTAAAAAAAGCATTTTCGTCTTTTTATTATATGGTGAAAGTGAACAACGTTTGATTATTTATccataacaaaaataatgacaTTTTTCCGCATTGCAGCATGGAGTGGATGTGAACGCAATTGATAGGACATTGCTGCAATCTTCGAAGCCATTTCTCCACGCCAATGTTGATTGCAATGCTTTGTTCGCTGCTGTTGTTAGCAGGCAGATTGATGTTGTCAGATTATTGTTGCAGGTATCCTTCGGTTTGACTTTAggttaaattagtttttgaaagttgagatattttttaaatttatttttaaaaaattttattaattaaattagttttttaaaaattatcaattaattaattatatttatgtttcatttactcaattaataattttgatcAATAATTGATGATgtgaaatattaattaatagcatgcttaacatatttaattagacgttgactaaatatattttaaaaatttatcaatttaatcgCTAAATCATATTGAAAATATAgtttatgtaattaaaaaaaaagaaatatattttcataaacATATTTAGTTAATATTCAATTAGACATATCAAGTATCATGTATGTTGTGAATTAAATATTTCACGATATCATTCGTTGACGAAAATTATTATTGGAGTGATTGAAGGAccaatatgattaatttttaatttttaatggaccaatttaattaagaaaattctttaaaaataaatttaaaaaatacattatcTTTCAACATCTACACGCAGatattgattttgtttttgttttcttttcgtTCTTTAACTATGGAAACAGGTTGGTGTAAAGCTTGATATGAAGGTGAAACTAGGGGCATGGTCATGGGAAACAGAAACAGGAGAAGAATTTCGAGTTGGTGTTGGTCTAGCCGAAGCATACCCTATAACATGGTGTGCTGTGGAATATTTTGAATCCACTGGTTCTATATTGCAGATGCTGCTTAGCCATATTTCCCCAAACACATTGCACATTGGAAGAACCCTTTTGCACCATGCCATTATCTGCAACAATGAGAAAGCTCTTAACATACTTGTAAAGAATGGCGCGAATGTTGAAGCGCCGGTGCAGACGGATGTGCACCCAATTCACATGGCTGCAAGGCTTGGATCATGCAGCATTCTTCAATGCTTGATTAAAGGTGGGTGTGACTTGGATTCAAGAACAAAATCTGGTGACACTGCAGTAATGATTTGTGTAAGGTACAAGCATGAGAAGTGCCTTagagtgttagcatcatcaggtGCTGATTTGGGTTTGGTGAATTCATCTGGTCATTGTTTAGCTTCCATAGCGAATTCTGTTCAATGGAGTAATGTGTTCCAGAGAGTAATCCTTGATGTGATTAGATCAGGAAAGGTTGTTAAATCAAGCAATTCTTCGAGATTTTCTGCTTTGTTGTTTGCGACTCGCGCGAATGACATAGAGGGTGTTAAGAAACTTATTGAGAATGGCAACATTGATATGAATGAGCAAAATGACAATGGTTTCTCGGCCGCGATGATGGCTGCTACTATGGGTAATGTTGAGGCTTTTAGGCTTCTTCTTTACGCCGGCGCCGACATACTTGAGCTTAAAAACAAGTATGGTTTGACAGCACTTAACCTCATAGATGTTAGCCAAAATGGTGAAGCGTTTCAAAAGGTGATGCTTGAATTCGCGGTTAGAAGAGGGAGTGAAATTGAAGGTTGTAATGAGGTGAATCCTTTACACAGGGCAGCAAGATATGGAGCCATAGACATTGTTCAAAAGCTATTAAAAGAAGGGAATTATGATGTGAATTCGTTTGATTCACAAGGATACACCCCATTGATGATAGCGGCTAAAGCTTGCCGCGGCGACATGTGTAAGCTTTTGATCTCATTTGGAGCCAAATGTGAAGTTGAGAATGAGAGGCATGAGACAGCACTTTCACTAGCAAGAGAAAATGGAAATGGAAATGAAGCAGAGAGTTTGATATTAGATGAGGCAGCTAGAAGGTTAGTGTTGTGTGGTGGTAGAGTTAAGAAACACACAAAGTGTGGTAAAGGATCACCGCATAGCAAACAACTCAGGATGGTTAAGGTTGCTGGGATTTTAAGGTGGGGAAAAGCAAGTAAAAGGAATGTGGTTTGTGAAAATGCTAAGGTTGGAGCAAGTGAGAGATTTAGGTggaatagaaggaagaagtttGATGTTGATGAAGCAGGAATTTTTCATGTGGTTACTACAAAGAATAAGGAAGTGCATTTTGTATGTGAGGGTGGGGTGCAAATGGCTGAGTTGTGGGTTAGAGGTATTAGATTGGTTACAAGAGAAGCTATTTTTGGTAATAGTACTTAAAAATTCAAGAAATTCATGGACAATATTTAGCGGAATTAATATTTGTATTAATTGATACAgagttataaatttaaatactaGTTTTGTCCATCGGatgattgatatttttttaataatcctataaCCAAGAAGAATAGTTtggattaaattataaaagaactCTCTctcattattataattattaggataatgataaatctctaaatttaattaaagacTCCTTTAACcgaataatatttataataataataaaaaatgagcaATGCTAGGAccagtaatttttgtgattggtAGCCATCAAATAGCCATCAATAAtgatttaatggtgtgagattggtgtgagatttcatctaatAGCTCACCTTTCTCTGCTGATTACATACTGgccaaaaatcaataaaattgcTGGTCCCTAAATTTttccataaaaaattatttgacgCATAATAAATTAAGTTGTGATCTACTACTTATTACTAGTTGGGTTTGCCAATGGTTGAGTCAGAagttatacaaaaataaaaaagcaaggGAATATAGTTGTTAGTGGTATTGAATTGACAAATCTAACTCTTTTACTTAAATGGTTGTGGCATTTCAAAATGTAAGACTACCCATTATTGATCTGTTTGGTTATTGATGgcaatataaaaaatgttaacgtattatatcatttttattttatatttattgtgtGATTTCTTGTTGTGTTTTGTTCTTTCATGCTTCATTATCGTGTGTTGAGCTCCCTttcttcataaaaaaaaacatcctaTTTCATTTATGTGCCTTTtatattcttttcatttttcctttttatctaGACATTGAATTCTTAATGTTGGTGTTTCAAATAGTGTGATTTTTTTTCTGATGAGTCAGAGTCTTAGTGTGATTTGGACAAAAAACCATATTAGATAaaagttctttttttttgtcatgggCTAAGCCCAAAAACCCTACccaaaccccaaaacaactcgTCCAcccaatttcaatttcatcatCTCCTTCACGGGAGTTATGTTGTGGCTGAGAAGTGAACTCCAATCCATGGCCTCCATGAGAAGATTATGTTATCCACTTCCAGACTAAGCTAAGATCTGAAATCAAGTTGCGAATCTGTTAATGAGATCTGAATCAGGTCATTCTGCAGGCTTCACTTCGGTATAAAGCTCCACCGCAGAGGTAAGAATTCCTTCTCTAGGCTGACACCAGGCTTGGCCGCCCAGGTGATGCTACTGGTGCTTCTCTCGGAAGAATGCATGCAACGGTGCGTGGTAGATCAGTGCACCACCTTTGACCCAATTGATTTGTAATTGCTAAATTTGCTATGGTATGTACTAATTGATTAGCTTCTCTTGGAATCCAGGTGAATCCAcatttgttgaaaattttctgCAGTTCAAAGATATCTTGCAAAATCGGATCAATCTCTTGAAGGCtacctttttatttaattgcctGCACCAAAGGTAAACAATCTGATTCAATTAGTATCATATCTAGCTGTAGATTTTTTGTCAAAAGTAAAGCATTTCTTGTTGCTAATGCTTCTATTGTAATATTGGATACAGCTGTGATTCTATTTGTGTTTCTCACAATAAATCTTCCAAAGCTGTCCTTTGTAGCTATTGCCGTTGCTCCATCACCAGAAGCTTCCTGGAAGGCTGCATCAATGTTCAGTTTCAACCAATTTCTTGGCGGGGGTCTCCAGGTAGCGCGCCCTACTTtaattcttctattatctgTTTGCTTCTGAACTGCTTGATCTATAGTTGCTCTTTGCTGTTTTTCTGCTATTCTAGCCTTGATAATAGCTTCCTCAGGATTGATCTCTTTAGTGTTGAATATGGCTTGGTTCCTGATTTTCCATATCTCACATATTAAAAAGATCATCTTTCCTATCCTTTCCTCTTTGTCAATTCCCCCTTCCTCCTtaattcttctaattttttgtaaaagCCATTCTCCAAAGCTTGTGATGTGATCCTAAGAGGGACAATATT harbors:
- the LOC107468895 gene encoding uncharacterized protein LOC107468895, which gives rise to MIMLVNSGSIRKQVFPIDYERQVSQRLVDAVHYGKNDTALELMANLYVDVNFVGTVSFKSKRTEIVLNDESAHRVKSVYEEFKTEVTALFLAAHSNNLTLLRKLLSVGGDINTRVFRGYATTATVREGHLKVLEVLINGGASQHACEEALMETSYMGRARFSELLMQTHMIRPHVAVHALVSASSRGFVDVVDVLIKHGVDVNAIDRTLLQSSKPFLHANVDCNALFAAVVSRQIDVVRLLLQVGVKLDMKVKLGAWSWETETGEEFRVGVGLAEAYPITWCAVEYFESTGSILQMLLSHISPNTLHIGRTLLHHAIICNNEKALNILVKNGANVEAPVQTDVHPIHMAARLGSCSILQCLIKGGCDLDSRTKSGDTAVMICVRYKHEKCLRVLASSGADLGLVNSSGHCLASIANSVQWSNVFQRVILDVIRSGKVVKSSNSSRFSALLFATRANDIEGVKKLIENGNIDMNEQNDNGFSAAMMAATMGNVEAFRLLLYAGADILELKNKYGLTALNLIDVSQNGEAFQKVMLEFAVRRGSEIEGCNEVNPLHRAARYGAIDIVQKLLKEGNYDVNSFDSQGYTPLMIAAKACRGDMCKLLISFGAKCEVENERHETALSLARENGNGNEAESLILDEAARRLVLCGGRVKKHTKCGKGSPHSKQLRMVKVAGILRWGKASKRNVVCENAKVGASERFRWNRRKKFDVDEAGIFHVVTTKNKEVHFVCEGGVQMAELWVRGIRLVTREAIFGNST